Proteins from a genomic interval of Paenibacillus sp. FSL H8-0048:
- a CDS encoding acyl-CoA dehydrogenase family protein: MKLELTVEQQKWQEEFQRFVDKEVLPYAEINDKEERIHPNALKSLKEKGYLGSMLPNHYGGMGLDNITIGLLNEEIGRACSSVRSLLTVQGMIALAILRWGTDAQRAEWLSKFASGEAIGAVGLTEPNAGSDAKSIETTAIREGDDYVINGHKRWITMGQIADVFLIFAKCEGKPTAFIVERFREGFNTKPMSGLLGARASMIAELSFENCRIPSRNLLGQIGAGLSHVALSSLDYGRYTIAWGCVGLAQACLEASIDYASKRVQFGRPIRENQLIQKMITEIAVQLKASRLLCCKAGYLKDTGDPDSIMETWSAKYYASTMVTMAADYAVQIHGGNGCHEGYPVERYFRDAKINEIIEGTTQMHELLIATQEIVDVRRLLRRKSREGA; encoded by the coding sequence ATGAAGCTTGAATTAACAGTGGAGCAGCAGAAATGGCAAGAGGAGTTCCAAAGATTTGTTGATAAGGAGGTGCTTCCATACGCTGAAATCAACGACAAGGAGGAACGGATTCACCCTAATGCGCTTAAGAGTCTTAAAGAGAAAGGGTATCTGGGTTCCATGTTGCCGAACCATTACGGAGGTATGGGGCTGGATAATATCACAATCGGATTACTAAATGAAGAGATTGGACGGGCCTGTTCGTCCGTTAGGAGCCTGCTGACCGTTCAGGGAATGATAGCTTTAGCGATCCTGCGCTGGGGGACAGATGCACAAAGAGCGGAGTGGTTGTCTAAGTTCGCGTCTGGTGAAGCGATAGGAGCCGTTGGTCTAACGGAACCAAATGCCGGCAGCGACGCCAAGAGCATCGAAACGACAGCTATCCGGGAAGGCGATGACTATGTAATAAACGGGCATAAACGCTGGATCACAATGGGACAAATTGCTGATGTCTTTTTGATCTTCGCCAAATGTGAAGGCAAGCCGACCGCCTTTATTGTCGAGCGGTTTCGGGAAGGCTTTAACACAAAACCCATGTCCGGCCTGCTGGGAGCCCGGGCTTCAATGATTGCTGAATTATCCTTTGAGAACTGCCGAATACCTTCCCGAAATCTGTTGGGGCAAATCGGTGCCGGACTTTCACATGTTGCTCTTTCAAGTCTGGATTATGGACGATATACAATAGCTTGGGGTTGTGTCGGACTAGCGCAGGCATGTCTGGAGGCATCTATTGATTATGCGAGCAAAAGAGTTCAATTCGGCCGGCCTATCCGTGAGAATCAGCTTATTCAGAAGATGATTACAGAGATTGCCGTGCAACTTAAGGCTTCAAGGCTGCTGTGCTGCAAAGCCGGATATCTGAAGGATACCGGAGACCCGGACAGCATTATGGAGACATGGTCGGCTAAATACTACGCTTCGACCATGGTTACGATGGCTGCTGATTATGCGGTACAGATTCATGGAGGCAATGGCTGCCACGAGGGCTACCCTGTAGAACGGTATTTTCGCGACGCAAAAATTAACGAGATTATCGAAGGAACCACACAAATGCATGAATTACTTATTGCTACTCAGGAGATTGTCGATGTTAGACGGCTCTTGCGGCGGAAGTCGAGAGAAGGTGCGTGA
- a CDS encoding amino acid adenylation domain-containing protein yields the protein MHSRDNHAALLDLTDAQKQIWYTEEMYPGTSIYNLGGTVIFKGMIHPGYLQKSILHFLQSHEGVRYQFCKEGNLPKQYEASNVLSPPSFVNFSEEKNPELAFKEWTEKQAAKPFSLLDSPLFEFYVLQLNEQQWGYFVKLHHLIADGWSMEIMTASICSEYNRLSNGMPASEVSTLTASYAEYLREEQKYLASGRYLKDMEYWQGVMENLPEPMIRQPASGAFNGKRHITVLKGDLVTQLRQFMNTHEFTLNDVIQAACVLLITKYYQCSELLVNMPVMNRVGRRHKQSFSMCTKIMPFRIKVCNQQAVFEFIQHCRSIYQKGLIHRKFPQDELVKLSNKERDGLPIFQCAINCYSTSLVNQIAGINIKNHEFHSGEQLLPLQFIAKEWNDRDTITLEIDYWTSIFNESIIENMALSLRALLREMITNAGRSIGEIGVLDESQRQKILYAYNDTAVHSPPDTVISLFERQAERTPSRIAVIDQEERLSYADLNLSADKLLEHLLHSTQSAHPIVALLLPRSAECVAAMLAVLKAKGTYIPIEPDTPSERIRFILEDAGAQYCIVSDPAVLPPGDFRYETTVGSLELWRCGSGTGIAHINNSPPLAYILYTSGTSGQPKGVAVSESALAHYVRFAQETYVQEGEPVFPLYSSLAFDLTITSIFTPLICGGTIKVFRGGDSGAALLEAWRDGGFSIIKLTPSHLSVIEDLPLNDRIERSLKIMVVGGEDLRAGLACRIVNKFKHPLSIYNEYGPTEATVGCMIHKFNPELDVGLSVPIGRPISNMQVYVLDSAQNLLPFGAEGEICVAGAGLAEGYMNRQELTAEKFIAHPFHEGSRLYRTGDMGRLLPEMIMEYGGRIDEQVKIRGYRIELGEIEGLLNNLDGIEASVATVVQQGETQHIYAYVVKDDAVTDEFLFSAMAAHLPQYMIPSGFVTVEALPINANGKIDKSKLPPPSFKIRGMEKPADYGGAQEDILEEIRRLFHNSEIGISDHFFKLGGDSIKALQLSSRLYEKEIYLKVTDILTFPHLYDMAGKAVALQAAPLEPPLKGYIHQTPSVAWFFRQPLLDKNYYFHTLAIELKNRPAAALNRVFRRLIIHHDELRMNYDPVHKQLFYNELHLQRDKWIDMVDMSFEPGSRQIEKITEYVDECMSRVSITEDLLFQAIAFQLSPDTTRIVIFAHHLVIDGVSWRILLDDLQSLLSHESKRLVDARSMPPRTDSYSRWSELLQNYQCTQEENDYWMDIVDQLNASHPWLPNHKQPVSQDAYRSLTLIMDEETTERLIHAVPAALSIEPQAIFMAVLGEEMGQRTNYADLWLMLENHGRHEITGDMNVARTVGWFTGLYPLMLRTCMEGETAIIDTQKRLDAVPRHGTGYGTGKFSPQRNPAILFNYLGEISANYNDFLIIEGSFGKKTGRNNTPSVNLEINIMVMERKLQIELITFGIPDAEQLATNYKERLLALASQYSSVEVAPGNGRFETAGLPGEDLDYLFK from the coding sequence ATGCATTCCAGAGATAATCATGCTGCATTACTCGATTTAACCGACGCCCAAAAGCAGATCTGGTATACGGAAGAAATGTACCCGGGAACTTCCATTTATAATCTTGGGGGCACGGTCATTTTCAAAGGAATGATTCATCCTGGTTATCTTCAGAAAAGCATTCTGCATTTTTTACAAAGCCATGAGGGTGTGCGTTATCAATTTTGTAAGGAGGGGAATCTGCCCAAACAATATGAGGCAAGCAATGTTCTGTCCCCTCCCTCATTTGTGAATTTTAGTGAGGAAAAAAATCCTGAGCTGGCTTTCAAGGAGTGGACCGAAAAACAGGCTGCAAAACCGTTTAGCTTGCTAGACAGCCCTTTGTTTGAGTTTTATGTCCTGCAGCTTAATGAACAGCAATGGGGATATTTCGTAAAACTGCATCATTTGATAGCTGACGGATGGTCCATGGAGATTATGACAGCATCTATTTGCAGCGAATATAATCGTTTATCTAACGGAATGCCGGCATCTGAGGTTAGCACCTTGACCGCCAGCTACGCTGAATATTTGCGGGAAGAGCAGAAATATCTCGCCTCTGGACGCTATCTGAAAGACATGGAATATTGGCAGGGGGTAATGGAAAATTTACCTGAGCCAATGATCAGGCAACCGGCATCAGGTGCTTTTAACGGGAAGCGTCACATCACTGTACTCAAAGGAGATTTGGTAACACAATTACGGCAATTCATGAACACCCATGAGTTTACGCTTAATGATGTAATTCAAGCCGCCTGTGTTCTCTTAATAACCAAATATTATCAATGCTCTGAATTGCTCGTAAATATGCCAGTAATGAATAGAGTAGGCAGACGCCACAAGCAAAGTTTTTCTATGTGCACTAAAATAATGCCGTTTAGAATCAAAGTCTGCAATCAGCAGGCTGTTTTTGAATTTATACAGCATTGCCGGAGTATTTACCAGAAAGGGCTGATCCACCGGAAATTTCCTCAAGATGAACTGGTAAAGCTGTCAAACAAAGAAAGGGACGGGCTCCCGATCTTTCAATGTGCGATTAACTGTTACAGTACCTCACTTGTAAACCAGATAGCAGGTATCAATATTAAAAACCATGAATTTCACAGCGGGGAGCAACTTCTTCCCTTACAGTTCATTGCGAAAGAATGGAACGACAGGGATACAATTACTCTTGAAATTGATTACTGGACCAGTATTTTCAATGAATCAATTATTGAGAACATGGCGTTAAGTCTCCGGGCACTTCTTAGGGAAATGATCACGAATGCCGGAAGGAGTATTGGAGAAATAGGGGTTCTTGACGAGTCTCAGAGACAAAAAATTTTGTATGCGTATAATGATACCGCAGTCCACAGCCCGCCGGACACCGTTATCTCTTTATTTGAGAGACAGGCAGAACGGACTCCCAGCAGAATTGCGGTAATCGATCAAGAAGAACGGCTTAGTTACGCGGACCTGAATTTAAGTGCAGACAAGCTGCTGGAGCATCTGCTCCATAGTACCCAAAGCGCACATCCGATAGTGGCGCTGTTACTCCCCCGAAGCGCAGAGTGTGTTGCTGCTATGCTTGCTGTTTTAAAAGCTAAGGGAACATATATACCCATTGAACCGGATACTCCTTCCGAAAGGATTAGATTTATTCTGGAGGATGCAGGAGCGCAATATTGCATTGTCTCGGACCCTGCGGTCCTTCCCCCGGGTGATTTCCGATATGAAACGACAGTAGGCAGTCTTGAACTCTGGAGATGCGGCAGTGGGACCGGAATTGCACACATCAATAATTCACCTCCCCTGGCTTATATTCTCTATACTTCAGGCACGAGCGGGCAGCCAAAAGGGGTAGCGGTATCCGAGAGTGCGCTGGCACACTATGTCAGGTTTGCACAGGAGACCTATGTACAAGAAGGTGAACCGGTCTTCCCTTTATATTCGTCATTGGCCTTTGATCTGACAATTACCTCCATCTTTACCCCACTGATATGCGGAGGCACCATAAAGGTTTTTCGTGGCGGTGATTCCGGGGCAGCCCTCCTGGAAGCCTGGCGGGATGGAGGTTTCTCAATTATTAAGCTGACTCCTTCTCATCTATCGGTGATTGAAGACTTGCCTCTGAATGATAGGATTGAGCGATCACTGAAGATAATGGTTGTGGGGGGAGAAGACCTAAGAGCAGGTCTGGCCTGCAGGATAGTAAATAAATTCAAACACCCGCTCTCAATTTATAATGAATATGGGCCAACAGAAGCGACGGTAGGCTGTATGATTCACAAGTTTAATCCAGAACTAGACGTCGGTCTCTCTGTTCCCATCGGAAGGCCAATTTCCAATATGCAGGTGTATGTGCTGGATTCAGCTCAGAATTTACTGCCCTTTGGAGCAGAAGGGGAAATTTGTGTTGCTGGTGCAGGACTGGCCGAAGGATATATGAACCGCCAAGAGTTAACTGCAGAGAAATTCATTGCCCATCCATTTCATGAGGGAAGCAGATTGTACAGAACTGGTGATATGGGACGGCTTCTGCCCGAAATGATTATGGAATACGGCGGCCGAATAGATGAGCAGGTGAAAATCAGGGGATACCGTATTGAATTGGGCGAAATTGAAGGTTTGCTGAACAACTTGGACGGTATAGAAGCATCCGTAGCGACTGTTGTTCAACAAGGTGAAACCCAACACATTTACGCATACGTGGTTAAAGATGATGCTGTTACGGATGAATTTTTGTTCTCAGCGATGGCAGCCCATTTGCCGCAGTATATGATTCCCAGCGGGTTTGTTACTGTGGAGGCTCTTCCGATAAATGCAAACGGTAAAATCGACAAAAGTAAGCTTCCCCCGCCATCTTTCAAAATCAGGGGAATGGAAAAGCCGGCCGATTACGGCGGGGCGCAGGAAGACATTTTAGAAGAAATCCGGCGCTTATTTCATAACAGTGAAATCGGAATTTCAGATCATTTCTTCAAATTAGGGGGGGACTCTATCAAGGCGCTGCAGTTATCTTCCAGACTATATGAGAAAGAGATTTATCTGAAGGTGACGGATATTCTGACTTTCCCACATCTGTATGATATGGCGGGCAAGGCTGTGGCTCTACAGGCTGCTCCGCTAGAGCCGCCGCTGAAGGGATACATTCATCAAACCCCTTCCGTAGCATGGTTTTTTCGTCAGCCGCTCCTTGATAAGAATTATTATTTCCACACACTGGCGATTGAGTTAAAGAACAGGCCCGCAGCAGCGCTTAACCGGGTGTTCCGGCGTTTAATCATTCACCATGATGAATTGCGCATGAATTATGATCCGGTGCATAAGCAATTATTCTACAACGAGCTTCATCTGCAACGGGACAAATGGATTGACATGGTGGATATGAGTTTTGAGCCTGGGAGCCGCCAGATTGAGAAAATAACAGAATATGTTGACGAATGTATGTCAAGAGTGAGCATCACCGAAGATTTGCTGTTTCAAGCCATCGCTTTTCAATTGAGTCCTGATACAACAAGAATCGTAATATTTGCTCACCATCTCGTCATCGACGGTGTATCATGGCGGATATTGCTGGATGATCTCCAGAGCTTACTAAGCCATGAGTCCAAACGGCTGGTTGACGCGAGAAGCATGCCGCCCCGGACGGATTCTTATAGCAGATGGTCAGAGCTCCTTCAAAATTACCAGTGTACCCAAGAGGAAAATGATTACTGGATGGACATTGTGGACCAGTTGAATGCTTCTCACCCTTGGCTGCCGAATCATAAGCAACCGGTTTCTCAGGATGCCTACAGAAGTCTAACTCTGATAATGGATGAGGAGACTACCGAACGCTTAATTCATGCAGTACCGGCGGCCTTGAGCATAGAGCCCCAGGCTATTTTTATGGCAGTACTGGGTGAGGAAATGGGCCAGCGTACAAATTACGCTGATCTGTGGTTGATGCTCGAGAACCATGGCAGGCATGAAATTACCGGAGATATGAACGTTGCACGCACTGTTGGCTGGTTCACCGGATTGTATCCGTTGATGCTGCGAACCTGTATGGAAGGTGAGACGGCAATCATTGATACGCAAAAGAGACTTGATGCTGTTCCCCGCCATGGTACAGGATATGGAACAGGAAAGTTCTCACCGCAACGTAACCCGGCAATATTGTTCAATTATCTGGGAGAGATTTCTGCAAACTATAACGATTTTTTAATCATCGAAGGTTCTTTCGGGAAAAAAACCGGCAGGAATAATACCCCTTCAGTTAACTTAGAGATCAATATTATGGTGATGGAACGAAAACTGCAAATCGAATTGATCACATTTGGCATTCCTGATGCGGAACAACTGGCGACTAATTATAAGGAGCGTCTACTGGCATTGGCCTCACAATATTCTTCTGTTGAAGTGGCGCCAGGGAACGGGCGGTTTGAAACAGCAGGGTTACCCGGCGAGGATTTGGATTACTTGTTTAAATAG
- the loaP gene encoding antiterminator LoaP, whose amino-acid sequence MKWYAVYVQTGREEQVRTQLYKQLDYLHCCIPKRKIHEKKEGVFREVTRIMFPGYVFVYINMDADKYTGINSIYGVFKILDYCNEKDKKIHCREEGSEGDYFKCVPIEEIEPILELINGEDIIELSKAVFVDNKLYILSGPLKGKENRITKLDKRHRRAKINFEFMGASKIIDLGIEFESSPTRTGG is encoded by the coding sequence TTGAAATGGTATGCGGTTTATGTCCAGACAGGGAGAGAGGAACAGGTTAGAACACAATTATACAAGCAGTTGGACTATTTGCATTGTTGTATACCCAAACGGAAAATTCATGAGAAGAAGGAGGGGGTCTTTAGAGAAGTAACAAGAATCATGTTCCCTGGTTATGTATTCGTTTACATTAACATGGATGCCGACAAGTACACCGGTATTAATTCAATATATGGCGTTTTTAAAATTTTGGATTATTGCAATGAAAAAGATAAGAAAATACATTGCAGAGAAGAGGGCAGTGAGGGAGATTATTTTAAATGTGTCCCCATAGAAGAAATTGAGCCCATCTTGGAGCTAATTAATGGGGAAGATATCATTGAACTGTCCAAGGCTGTTTTTGTCGATAACAAGTTATACATATTATCCGGACCTTTGAAAGGAAAGGAAAATAGAATCACCAAGCTGGACAAACGGCATAGAAGAGCCAAGATTAATTTTGAGTTTATGGGCGCCAGTAAAATAATTGATTTAGGTATAGAATTTGAATCTAGCCCTACAAGAACAGGCGGTTAG
- a CDS encoding class I SAM-dependent DNA methyltransferase: MQKYGKWMANLYDNVDQWGGFSLKYTPALYSFFEQKGLKGAVLDLCAGTGTSALAFLKKGHQVVLVDRSPDMLNVARQKLYYYILKKRAVLIEADAAAFSVPEDISFEFAYSLYDAMNHLESLESLKSCFGNVYLSLKEGGFFVFDMNTSQGLLKSNKLNVYDNGGVFILEKGIYHPGMDSAYITIDGFQRQADGNYVRFEELIYNKVYAMNEIKKVLENTGFTRIYCATASDLNVPVADPEQEDRVYFVCQK, from the coding sequence ATGCAAAAATACGGGAAATGGATGGCCAATCTATATGATAACGTTGACCAATGGGGCGGATTCTCACTCAAATATACGCCTGCGCTCTATTCATTTTTTGAACAGAAGGGTCTGAAGGGAGCTGTGTTGGATTTATGTGCAGGAACCGGTACATCCGCACTGGCCTTTTTGAAAAAAGGGCATCAAGTGGTTCTGGTAGATCGGTCTCCTGATATGTTGAATGTTGCCAGACAAAAACTATACTATTACATTCTGAAAAAAAGAGCAGTTTTGATAGAGGCAGATGCCGCCGCATTTTCGGTTCCGGAAGACATCTCTTTTGAGTTTGCTTACTCTCTGTACGATGCAATGAATCACTTGGAGAGCCTTGAGTCTCTGAAAAGCTGCTTTGGCAATGTATACCTTTCGTTGAAAGAGGGAGGTTTTTTTGTTTTTGATATGAACACTTCCCAAGGGTTGCTGAAGTCCAATAAATTGAATGTCTACGACAACGGCGGTGTTTTTATTCTGGAAAAAGGTATCTATCACCCGGGCATGGATTCAGCTTATATCACAATTGACGGATTTCAGAGGCAGGCTGACGGAAACTATGTTCGCTTTGAAGAATTGATATATAACAAGGTATACGCAATGAATGAGATAAAAAAGGTACTCGAAAATACAGGTTTCACCCGTATATATTGTGCAACTGCAAGTGATCTGAACGTTCCGGTCGCTGACCCTGAACAGGAAGATCGAGTATATTTTGTATGCCAAAAATGA
- a CDS encoding 3-hydroxyacyl-CoA dehydrogenase family protein produces the protein MMKIGVVGLGVMGTGVAQTLAQAGLPVVAIDIDEERLKSCSKEIENNLRFRGLFGSGQQFENADTVMGRIAFSTDRRMLADTQFVIENATEDWEIKKELYGSLDKICPDECIFMVNTSCISITQIAGLTQRADRVIGTHFMNPVPAKKTVEVIRGFHTSENCVLSVERLMDRMGKDIIVVKDYPGFVSNRISHLFMNEAAFVVQDQVAEPSEIDDIFKKCYGHAMGPLETADLIGLDTVVHSLKILYESYQDSKFRCCPLLQKMVHAGLLGRKSGRGFYNYV, from the coding sequence ATGATGAAGATCGGTGTAGTTGGTTTAGGAGTTATGGGCACTGGCGTAGCGCAAACTTTGGCACAAGCAGGTCTGCCGGTAGTAGCAATTGATATTGATGAAGAGCGGCTGAAGAGCTGCAGCAAAGAGATCGAGAACAACCTGCGTTTTCGTGGTTTGTTCGGCAGCGGGCAGCAGTTTGAGAATGCAGATACTGTTATGGGGCGCATTGCATTCAGTACCGACAGAAGGATGCTGGCTGACACGCAATTTGTGATAGAGAATGCTACAGAGGATTGGGAGATTAAAAAGGAGCTTTATGGCAGCTTGGATAAAATCTGCCCAGACGAGTGCATATTTATGGTTAATACCTCTTGTATTTCTATTACCCAAATCGCAGGTTTGACCCAGCGGGCCGATCGGGTAATCGGAACCCATTTTATGAATCCGGTTCCAGCAAAGAAGACGGTCGAAGTCATACGCGGCTTCCACACATCGGAGAATTGTGTGCTTTCGGTAGAGAGGCTGATGGACAGAATGGGCAAGGACATAATTGTAGTGAAAGATTATCCGGGGTTTGTATCTAACCGTATTTCCCATCTGTTTATGAATGAAGCTGCTTTTGTAGTTCAGGATCAAGTAGCCGAACCTTCAGAGATAGACGATATTTTCAAGAAATGTTATGGACATGCCATGGGACCGCTGGAAACTGCAGATTTGATTGGTCTCGACACCGTGGTCCATTCTCTTAAGATACTATACGAAAGCTACCAGGATTCAAAATTCCGTTGTTGCCCATTATTGCAAAAGATGGTGCACGCAGGATTGCTAGGCCGCAAGAGCGGCCGCGGGTTCTACAATTACGTATAG
- a CDS encoding thioesterase II family protein → MEVQLLCLPYAGGSCYAYNRWAKYLDKKVKQLPMEIAGRGRRIREPYYSTVEEAVKDIEALIHPVIRNQPYILFGHSMGSILAYELCRLLHRMRAPLPVKLIVSGSDAPMIREPDKKYHLMEQQQLIEEMLELGGLSKEIASSTELMDLFLPILRADFAMLERYVCSEPFEPLPIDLTVMYGQEDEMIKKDVRKWGELVTGKFESHVFPGGHFYLFDHECSFMPVLNHICEIGGSHAKIREMDGQSI, encoded by the coding sequence GTGGAAGTTCAATTGCTGTGTTTACCCTATGCTGGAGGATCTTGTTATGCCTACAACAGATGGGCCAAGTATTTGGATAAAAAGGTGAAACAGCTGCCCATGGAAATTGCCGGCAGAGGGCGGAGAATTAGAGAGCCGTATTATTCTACTGTAGAAGAAGCTGTGAAGGATATCGAGGCGCTGATCCACCCGGTTATCCGAAATCAGCCGTATATTCTGTTCGGGCACAGTATGGGCAGCATACTTGCCTACGAGCTATGCCGTCTTCTGCACCGAATGCGGGCTCCCTTGCCGGTTAAGCTTATTGTTTCCGGCAGCGACGCGCCAATGATTCGCGAGCCGGACAAGAAATATCATCTAATGGAGCAGCAGCAGTTGATTGAGGAAATGCTGGAATTGGGTGGATTGTCAAAGGAAATAGCCTCAAGCACTGAATTGATGGATCTGTTCCTGCCAATCCTGCGTGCCGATTTTGCTATGCTGGAGCGTTACGTTTGTTCAGAACCCTTTGAACCGTTACCTATAGATTTAACAGTAATGTATGGTCAGGAGGATGAAATGATTAAAAAGGATGTCCGGAAGTGGGGAGAACTGGTAACCGGAAAGTTCGAAAGCCATGTTTTTCCAGGTGGACATTTTTATTTGTTCGATCATGAGTGTTCCTTTATGCCAGTGCTGAATCACATATGTGAAATAGGAGGAAGTCATGCAAAAATACGGGAAATGGATGGCCAATCTATATGA
- a CDS encoding acyl carrier protein produces MDNTRGRIKTIINEVLENPKEANIVNVLSANGLNSITFIKAIVSIEEEFNFEFPDEFLSLEKIPTVDALVQFIESYSDCNTASGH; encoded by the coding sequence ATGGACAATACGAGAGGAAGAATCAAGACAATTATTAATGAAGTGCTTGAAAATCCTAAAGAAGCCAATATAGTTAACGTCCTAAGCGCAAATGGCCTTAATTCAATTACGTTTATCAAAGCGATTGTTTCTATTGAGGAAGAATTCAATTTTGAATTTCCTGACGAATTTCTTTCATTGGAAAAGATTCCAACGGTGGATGCTTTAGTACAATTCATAGAGTCCTATAGTGACTGTAATACTGCTAGTGGCCATTAA
- a CDS encoding HAD-IIIC family phosphatase, translating to MGAQKIKCLVWDLDNTLWHGILSEDREVLLREGVAEIVETLDERGILQSIASRNNHDMAMAKLKQFGLDEFFLFPQIGWDSKSVAVENIRSLINISRESMAFIDDQPFEREEVNFQHPEVLCIDAIELDSLLGMAEFNPMYMTEDSKNRRQLYRNDIIRNRIEEKFTGSNEEFLSSLGLKLTVAAVREDDLKRAEELTVRTHQLNATGYTYSYEELDQFRLSPQHLLLMSDLEDKYGAYGKIGLTLLEMDGKVWTLKLLLMSCRVMSRGIGSVLLNYVAALAKDAGVTLRAEFVPTEYNRMMKFTYLFAGFKELERYGNLIILEHDKAQFQNPPAYMELIVESPF from the coding sequence ATGGGAGCCCAAAAGATCAAGTGTCTAGTCTGGGATTTGGACAATACATTGTGGCACGGCATTCTGTCAGAAGACCGGGAGGTTTTGCTCCGTGAGGGAGTAGCCGAAATAGTTGAAACTTTGGATGAACGGGGAATATTACAATCCATTGCCAGCCGGAATAACCATGATATGGCGATGGCTAAGCTAAAGCAATTCGGCCTGGATGAATTTTTTCTCTTTCCTCAAATCGGCTGGGACAGTAAGTCTGTTGCTGTGGAGAATATCCGGTCCTTAATTAATATCAGTAGGGAATCCATGGCTTTTATTGATGATCAGCCGTTTGAGCGCGAGGAAGTGAATTTTCAGCATCCGGAAGTGTTATGCATAGACGCGATAGAGCTGGACTCCTTGCTTGGGATGGCCGAGTTTAATCCGATGTATATGACTGAGGATTCCAAAAATCGCAGGCAGCTCTACAGGAATGATATTATACGGAACCGTATTGAGGAGAAATTTACTGGCTCCAATGAAGAATTTCTGTCTTCACTCGGGTTGAAGCTCACGGTAGCGGCGGTTCGGGAGGATGATTTAAAGCGTGCGGAAGAGCTGACGGTGAGGACCCATCAACTAAATGCCACTGGTTACACCTATTCCTATGAAGAATTGGACCAATTCCGGCTATCCCCCCAGCATCTGCTGTTGATGTCGGACCTGGAAGATAAATATGGGGCATACGGAAAAATTGGGCTTACACTCCTCGAAATGGACGGGAAGGTATGGACGCTTAAACTTCTGCTAATGTCTTGCCGGGTTATGTCAAGAGGAATTGGAAGTGTGCTATTGAATTATGTCGCAGCTCTGGCTAAGGATGCAGGCGTAACCCTGCGTGCTGAGTTTGTCCCTACAGAGTACAACCGGATGATGAAGTTTACCTATCTTTTTGCCGGCTTTAAGGAGCTGGAGCGGTATGGAAATCTGATTATTCTTGAACATGATAAGGCACAGTTTCAGAATCCTCCAGCCTACATGGAGCTGATTGTCGAAAGTCCGTTCTAA
- a CDS encoding acyl carrier protein translates to MEENKVKIRLFLSRFFRKYELGDDEDIFALGFVNSLFAMQLVMFLEKEFSIRIDNADMDLDNFRTINGMLKLIEMKTL, encoded by the coding sequence ATGGAAGAAAACAAAGTGAAGATCAGATTGTTTTTGTCCCGGTTTTTTCGTAAATATGAGCTTGGGGATGATGAGGATATTTTTGCTCTAGGCTTTGTCAATTCGTTATTCGCCATGCAGCTTGTGATGTTTCTGGAGAAGGAATTCTCTATCCGGATAGACAATGCGGATATGGATTTGGATAATTTCCGCACAATCAATGGAATGCTCAAGCTGATTGAGATGAAAACATTATAA